CATATCCACAGTCCCCTATTCCGCGTTTCGAGCCTGAGCGTTCAGCGCCGCTCCGATGGCGCCTATGATTTGGGAATCCACATCGAGTTTCACGGTCTCGAGTCCGAGTTTTTCTTCCAGCGCTTTGATGACGGCCTTATTCTTGGCCACGCCTCCGGTGGCGACGATCTCCTTTTCCGCACCCAGCCTGAGCACCATGGTGGCCACGCTCGTTCCAATCGAGTAGACGATGCCCGCGGCAATATCCGCGGGCTCGGCCCCTTCGTTCACGTGGGTGACGATCTCGCTCTCACCGAACACGGCGCACTGGGCGCTTATATGGGCTCTGCCTCCGGCCGCGAGCGAAACCGGGCCGAGTTCTTCCACTTTCAGCTCGAGGGCCTGAGCGGCCAGGTCCAGAAAGAACCCCGTCCCGGACGCGCACCGGTCGTTGGTCCGGTATTCCCGCGCTTTCCCGTTCTTCCCGTCCACGCTGATGATGGTCGTGCTCAGGCCTCCGATATCCACCACGGTCCGAACCGCCGGAACGCTCCAATAGGCCCCACGAGCCAGACAGCGGATGGAGCTTTCGACGCTGTGCGGAAACGAAATATACTTTTCTCCCCAGCCCGTACCTCCGAAATGCGGGATTTCCTCTAAATCGAGACCGGCTTGGCCCAGAACGCTCAGGACCGATCTTCGCGCGGCGTCGGCGAGTTTTCCGTCGTTGAGCGTGACGTCAAAAGCGGCCAAACGGTCGCCCTTTAGGATTACGGTTTTGGTGGCAATGGCTCCAATGTCACAACCCAGACTGATCATGCATGTTCTCCGGAAATGATATCATGGTGTTTGTTCTCTACCTCCGGCAGACCTCCCTATCACCGAAAGAAAACGCAAGGCCTGCATAAAAAGGAAGCGCATCAAAGCGTGGTGAAGAACTCGTTCATAATACGTCTCAGTTCGGCCGGAGGAGTAAACCTCTTGTCGAACATATCCATTTCGAATCGCAACGTGGGCACGCCTGTTTCTTCTTTGACTTTGTCGCTCAGAAGCTTGTTGAGAGCCCAGAAATGCTTACACGCCATGTGGCCGCCCAGGATCAGGGCGTCCGCCTTAAAGTTCTTGACCACATGGACGAAATCGTTGATCCATATGTCGGAAAAGCCCATGGTCTGCCGGCCCATGGGCATCTGCATGGTTCTCCAGGCGAGTCCCTCGAGTATGGTGTCCATGCTGGTGGTGTCCACCAGCCCCACGTCCGGAGGGAAATACGTGAGCGTATCCGTGATGTAGCTCACGCCGTGTTCTTCCTCCAACCAGTCGAAAAAGGGCAGGTCGTAGCATTCCCAGGTGTATCCATAGGTGACCCTGCGTTCCTTCTTGCCTTCCGGAATCACGCCTTCTCCCCGGTCCGCCCTGGCTTTGACGTCCTCGTACAGCGCCTTGAAATAGGCCGCTCCCATGGGCGTTCCGATCTGCGTCATGAAAATGGTGTCCGCCGGGCGGTGCCACCCCGTATCCGGGCAAGGCCTCCTCTTTTTCAGCTCCTGGGTTTTCAAGATGTATTCCATGGCCTGGTTGCCGTAGCCGATGTACTCCCGCAGCTTGTCTTCGTCCAATGTGTTCCCGGTCAGCTTCTCGAGTTGTTCGATCATCCGCTTGATTTCCCCGAGCATGTACTTCTGGCCGCGTTCGTTACGATAGTACGGCGTCTCGACGACCACCAGAGGGGTGTCGAACTTGTGGGACGTCCATTCGTAAAGCCGGTTGCTCGCGTCGCAGGGTGTAGCCGTCTTGATGAGGAGGTCCGGGTGGGGAACCACGCCCATCAGGAGAAAGCCGGCCGTACCTTTTTGGGTCGAGCAAAGATGGTCCGGATAGCCTTCGGCTTCGATTCGGTCCACGCCCTCTTCCGCGCCGTCCGTGTAGAGAGCCGAGGTAAGGCCGCAGACCACTTCGTAGCAGATGGGCACCACGTCCAGGGCCAGCATGATTTCCACGCTGATGGGGAAGTAGTGGTAGCAGGCCGGCTTTCCCTCGTCCAGCCGGGCATTGGCCCAGTCCACATATTTCATGATATTGTCCACGAAGGCGAACGCGCTGCCGCGGTTCTTGTCCTTGAGAATCGTGTTTACCAGATCCGTCTGAACCTTGTCGAAATTCGTCTGGTAGTCCTCGGGCAGAATCTCGCGAACGACCTCTTTCCCGCCCCAGTCGTCCAATGAGGTGAGGCCTTCCTGGCCCAGAATGAACTTCGCCAGCTCTCCGGTGAGCTTCCAAGTATCGAATATGGTCCTGTCTTTTCTGTCGGTCATCTTGATTACCTCCTGGCGATTCTTTCCAAAAAGGCCTCGATCCTGGTTTTCAGCCTCCCGACGTCCGACAGCATGTATTCCCTCTCCAGAATCAGGGTCGGTATGCCTTTGGGCTCGAGATCCTCGGCCAGCATGGTGCTTTCCACCGCATGGTTGTCACAGAAGACGATTTTCTGAAGCAGGAGACCGTCCACGTCGGCTCCCCGGGCCAGCTCTTCGGTGAACCGCTCCCTGCTCTTGAACTCGCCCAGCATGCGCGGGCACGGGTTGTGGTAATAATATCGGTCGGCAAGGGCTTTCACGGGGTCTCCGTCCTCCGCCACCGGGTTCATGAAGTGCCGGGATCCGAAACACAAGGAATCCGTGACCACCATTCCTCCCAAACCTTCGACAATACCGATCAGGGCCGCGTCGTCCAGGGCCGAGCCTCCGATCATGAGCCGGGCCTTGTAGTCCGTAACGCCCGCCCGTTGCCGAACTTCATCGAGAGCCTCGCGAAGCAGTTCGTTGAACTTCTCCCTGGGCATGATGCCTGCCGCGAGCAGAATCTTCAGCGCGTCCGTGGGAACGGCTTCGGCTTTTCTGAGTTCGTACAGTTCGTCGATGAGGCGTCTGCTTTCATTGTAGACTCTGATGGAGTTCGTCAGATCCGCGCTGGAACATCGCACTCCGAAATTGTGCGTCAGATGTTCCTTGAAATTATGGATCTCTTCTTCGTACCACTCCAACCCGGCATTGTTCAGAGAATGGGGGACGGTCACCATGTACAGGTAGTCGGTGCGCAGGTGTTTTTCCCAGATTTCGTACAGGCGTCGGATCTGTTCGCAGCCGTTGAGCAGGCAGAACCCGTCGAGGAAGTCGTACTCGCCGGAAAGGCCGGTTTGCAGCAGGCATCTCGAGAACGTGCAGTTGAAACGGTGCATGTAGATGTCGGCCAATCCGGTTTCCGTGGCGCCCCTGGCCTCCATCCGGTACGGGAACAGGCCGGCGGCGTGGATGATCTCTTCCGGCACATAGCCGCATGCGAAACCCACAACCCGGCCTCCATCCTCTTTCCACTCTCTGAGGTACGGATTTTCCTTTCGATCGGGCAACCTCATCAGTTCATCCAATGCGTTCATGCCTGCCTCCATTCTGAATTCTTCACGAATCCGTATTATTTCCCCTGATCTTGTTGTTTGCGAATTTCCTCGTCCCGCAATTGCTTTTTGAACAGCTTTTCCGTCACGGTCAGAGGCAATGCCTCCCGGAACTCCACTTCTCCGGGCGCCGCGTAGGCCGCCAGCTTTTCTTTGCAGTAGGCGATCAGGTCCTGGGCCGTGATCCCGCCTTGCCGATCCTTTTTGAGAACCACGAAAGCCTTCACCCGCTCGCTGCCCGGCCGTTCGGGATCGGGAACTCCGATGCACACGGCCGAAGCCACGTCCGGATGTTCGAAAAGCACCTCATCCACCGTGGTGGAATAGACCTTGTGCCCGGACACGTTGATCATGTCCTTGTTCCTATCCACCAGGAAGAAATAGCCGTCTTCATCCATGCGGCACAGGTCTCCCGTCGCAAGCCAGCCGTCCTTCAGACCCAAGCCGGGTTCGGGCCAGTATCCTTTCATCAGTTGCGGACCGCGGACATACAGTTCGCCCACTTCTCCGATGGGCGCGTCTAATCCGGTCACCGGATCCACTACCCTCACGTCCGTATCCACCACGGGCACACCGATGGACCCGGTCTTTTCAAAGGGCATGAACCCCGTCACCTTGGCGAAACTCGACAGGTTGAAGTGCGTCAGGGGCCCTGTCTCCGTGAGGCCGTAAGCCTCGGTGATGGGCATACCCGTAACCTTTTTGAACTTCCTGGTCACCTCCGGGGGCAGCGGCGCCGCGCCGGATGCAAACGTGGTGTTCGTGCGGCCGATGTTCTTCTCGATGAGCCGCATGTATTGGGTGGGCACCAACGGCGCCATAAAAGGCCGGTTCTTTTTCAAGTACTGAACAATGGCGTCCGTGTCTCTCGGATCGGGCAGCAGGATCATCTGGAGGCCCCAATGAACGGCTGCCCGCACGGCCCAATGTCCATACGCGTGAAACGTGGGAATGCCGATCAGGATGGATGACTTGCCTTTGATGCCTTCCTGAAGGGGCCCCATCACCCAGGGCAGGGACTGAACCGTATTGGACACCAGGTTGAAGTGAGTGAGCATAACGCCTTTGGGTTTTCCGGTGGCTCCACCGGTGAACACCAATGATGCCAGATCCTCGATGGGATCGATGTCCACCCGGGGCGGTTCAGGGTCGGATGCTGCAATGAGATCTCGCATCGAGCAGGCGCCTGAAGTTTCCACAAGGTCAGGTTCGTTCGAGGAAAAATCATGCAAGTTCGTCGTGATGAGCGTTTTCAGTTTTGTTTCGGGCCGGACCGATTTCACCAGATCCAGGGAACGGTCCAGGCAGATGATGGTTTCCGCTTCCGACTCCCCGATTTCGTACACAAGGTCTCTCTGCTTGTGCAACAGGCTGCACGGCACGTGCACGCCTCCGGTCTTCTGTATGGCATAGTCGCTGATAACGAATTGGGGAGAGGTGGGAAGAATGGTGGCCACCCTGTGGCCTTTTTCCACTCCGAGGCTTTTGAGGGCTGATGCAAACCGGTCCACGAGCTGCTTCAGCTCTCGGTAAGTCAGCGTTCTTCCTAAATACAGACACGCCGGGCGCCCGGGAAAGCGCCGGGCGGATTCATCCAGATACTGGAACAAGGGAACCTTCGGATACGGCGCCATGGTCCGGGCGATATCGAAAGGACCCAACTTGTAGCTCTTGGTCCATGGTTTCTCGCTATAAACGCTCATGTTCATCCGTCCATCCCGAGGGTGTACGTCAGACCTCCCAGACCCAGCTCCTCCAACTTTTCTTTGCTGGGCTTTCCCGTGGTCTTGTCCCATCCCCTCGCCTCATAGTAGGCGTCCAAAAGCGGGGCCAGATCCACCACGAGACCCGCGGCCGGTCCATCGGACAGAGGCTCTTTCAGCAATCGCTCGGGCAAAGTATCGTCCGCCCTCGTGCAGCCTTCCCGCACGTTGAAACACCGGGCCAGGTTGAAAATCCGTTCCCCGGCTTGCCTGAAATCCGCTACTTCGAACTCCCATCCCGTAGCACCGGCAATCACGGGCGCCACGTCCTCGGCCATGAGGGCCATGCCCATGAACTTGCATGCACCCACGGAGTCGAACACCGTCAAGGCGTCCTCGAGACCCTTGACCACTTTGGCTTCGGCCGGATTTTCCACCAGGGGATCCTCGATGGTGCTTTCTTCCACTATGAGAAAAGGAATATCCAGGAAGGTGGGCCCTTGGACGTAGGCGGTGATGTGATCGCCGCCCCTGTTGGCCGTGGCAAAACCCAGACCCGTGATTTTGGTGGCCCGGCAATCGTAGGCCGGCAGTTCCAAACCCTTGACCTGCATGGCGAAGGTTTGGCTGCCCTTGCCCAGTTTTGCGGACACTTTCCTCGTACCTTCAGCCAGAAGATCGCCGATGCCTTCTCTTTTGGCGATCTTGTGCACCAACCGGGTCATGGCGTCGGCGTCGCCGAACGTGAGCGCCTCTCCGTCCATATCTTCTTTAGTGAGTATGCCTTTTTCAAAGCATTCCATGGCAAAGGCTATGGTGCTGCCCGTGGAGATGGTGTCCAAACCGTAGTCGTTGCACAACAGATGCGCAAAGGTGATGGCCTCGAGGTCACTAACGTCGCACATGGGTCCGAATGCTCCCACACTCTCGTATTCGGGACCCTCGCCTTTGCAGGCGAATCTCCCGGAAGACACCTCCGACAGCCGCCCGCAGGCTATTGGGCAACCGAAACACGCGGAGCGTCCTTTCAGGATCTTCTCGTTGATGGCAGGGCCGTTGATGTTGTCGGTGTAGGAGCAGAAGCCGGACTGCCAGTTACGCGTGGGGAGACCGCCTTTCACGTTCACCAGATCCAGCACCATGTCGGTTCCGTAGACCTCGAGGGTCATTTTCAGCAGACTCTCGTTCACGAAATTGGCGGCGGCTTTGGCCGCTTCGTCAAACGCGTCCTTGTCGGCCACCCGGATCTTCTGATTTCCGCCCACAGCCACGGCCTTAAGGTTTTTCGAGCCCATCACCGCTCCCAGACCGCACCGGCCCAGAGCACGGTGTACATCGTTCATAATCGCGGCGTACCGCACGAGCTTCTCTCCGGCAACGCCAATGCAAGAAACATTGAACGGTTTTCCCAGTTCGTTCTTCAGTACGGCGGTGGTCTCGGCAACCCCCTTGCCCCAAAGTTGGACCCCGTCCTTCAGTTCCGCATGTCCGTCATCAATAACCAGATAAACCGGTCCGGGAGCCGCACCCTCGAAGATGATTCCATCGTAGCCGCTCTTCTTGAGATCGAGGCCCCATCGCCCGCCGGAATTGGCCGAGCCCCAGAATCCGCTGAGAGGCGATTTGGCCACCGCGCTGAATCTGCC
This genomic stretch from Deltaproteobacteria bacterium harbors:
- a CDS encoding 2-hydroxyglutaryl-CoA dehydratase is translated as MISLGCDIGAIATKTVILKGDRLAAFDVTLNDGKLADAARRSVLSVLGQAGLDLEEIPHFGGTGWGEKYISFPHSVESSIRCLARGAYWSVPAVRTVVDIGGLSTTIISVDGKNGKAREYRTNDRCASGTGFFLDLAAQALELKVEELGPVSLAAGGRAHISAQCAVFGESEIVTHVNEGAEPADIAAGIVYSIGTSVATMVLRLGAEKEIVATGGVAKNKAVIKALEEKLGLETVKLDVDSQIIGAIGAALNAQARNAE
- a CDS encoding 2-hydroxyacyl-CoA dehydratase produces the protein MTDRKDRTIFDTWKLTGELAKFILGQEGLTSLDDWGGKEVVREILPEDYQTNFDKVQTDLVNTILKDKNRGSAFAFVDNIMKYVDWANARLDEGKPACYHYFPISVEIMLALDVVPICYEVVCGLTSALYTDGAEEGVDRIEAEGYPDHLCSTQKGTAGFLLMGVVPHPDLLIKTATPCDASNRLYEWTSHKFDTPLVVVETPYYRNERGQKYMLGEIKRMIEQLEKLTGNTLDEDKLREYIGYGNQAMEYILKTQELKKRRPCPDTGWHRPADTIFMTQIGTPMGAAYFKALYEDVKARADRGEGVIPEGKKERRVTYGYTWECYDLPFFDWLEEEHGVSYITDTLTYFPPDVGLVDTTSMDTILEGLAWRTMQMPMGRQTMGFSDIWINDFVHVVKNFKADALILGGHMACKHFWALNKLLSDKVKEETGVPTLRFEMDMFDKRFTPPAELRRIMNEFFTTL
- a CDS encoding 2-hydroxyacyl-CoA dehydratase; this translates as MNALDELMRLPDRKENPYLREWKEDGGRVVGFACGYVPEEIIHAAGLFPYRMEARGATETGLADIYMHRFNCTFSRCLLQTGLSGEYDFLDGFCLLNGCEQIRRLYEIWEKHLRTDYLYMVTVPHSLNNAGLEWYEEEIHNFKEHLTHNFGVRCSSADLTNSIRVYNESRRLIDELYELRKAEAVPTDALKILLAAGIMPREKFNELLREALDEVRQRAGVTDYKARLMIGGSALDDAALIGIVEGLGGMVVTDSLCFGSRHFMNPVAEDGDPVKALADRYYYHNPCPRMLGEFKSRERFTEELARGADVDGLLLQKIVFCDNHAVESTMLAEDLEPKGIPTLILEREYMLSDVGRLKTRIEAFLERIARR
- a CDS encoding AMP-binding protein, with the protein product MSVYSEKPWTKSYKLGPFDIARTMAPYPKVPLFQYLDESARRFPGRPACLYLGRTLTYRELKQLVDRFASALKSLGVEKGHRVATILPTSPQFVISDYAIQKTGGVHVPCSLLHKQRDLVYEIGESEAETIICLDRSLDLVKSVRPETKLKTLITTNLHDFSSNEPDLVETSGACSMRDLIAASDPEPPRVDIDPIEDLASLVFTGGATGKPKGVMLTHFNLVSNTVQSLPWVMGPLQEGIKGKSSILIGIPTFHAYGHWAVRAAVHWGLQMILLPDPRDTDAIVQYLKKNRPFMAPLVPTQYMRLIEKNIGRTNTTFASGAAPLPPEVTRKFKKVTGMPITEAYGLTETGPLTHFNLSSFAKVTGFMPFEKTGSIGVPVVDTDVRVVDPVTGLDAPIGEVGELYVRGPQLMKGYWPEPGLGLKDGWLATGDLCRMDEDGYFFLVDRNKDMINVSGHKVYSTTVDEVLFEHPDVASAVCIGVPDPERPGSERVKAFVVLKKDRQGGITAQDLIAYCKEKLAAYAAPGEVEFREALPLTVTEKLFKKQLRDEEIRKQQDQGK
- a CDS encoding aldehyde ferredoxin oxidoreductase family protein, with the translated sequence MNGFMGKILRVNLSDGAVSDEPLPPEDARMFLGGSGLASKYLFDEVAAGVDPLGPGNKLIYMTGPLTGTISPSSGRFSAVAKSPLSGFWGSANSGGRWGLDLKKSGYDGIIFEGAAPGPVYLVIDDGHAELKDGVQLWGKGVAETTAVLKNELGKPFNVSCIGVAGEKLVRYAAIMNDVHRALGRCGLGAVMGSKNLKAVAVGGNQKIRVADKDAFDEAAKAAANFVNESLLKMTLEVYGTDMVLDLVNVKGGLPTRNWQSGFCSYTDNINGPAINEKILKGRSACFGCPIACGRLSEVSSGRFACKGEGPEYESVGAFGPMCDVSDLEAITFAHLLCNDYGLDTISTGSTIAFAMECFEKGILTKEDMDGEALTFGDADAMTRLVHKIAKREGIGDLLAEGTRKVSAKLGKGSQTFAMQVKGLELPAYDCRATKITGLGFATANRGGDHITAYVQGPTFLDIPFLIVEESTIEDPLVENPAEAKVVKGLEDALTVFDSVGACKFMGMALMAEDVAPVIAGATGWEFEVADFRQAGERIFNLARCFNVREGCTRADDTLPERLLKEPLSDGPAAGLVVDLAPLLDAYYEARGWDKTTGKPSKEKLEELGLGGLTYTLGMDG